One region of Pseudoalteromonas galatheae genomic DNA includes:
- a CDS encoding lysozyme family protein encodes MQFEGEVLHLYLDVNANPTIGVGFHMQSVEQFCQLPMRDRRSKRSATLQQKRDEYRNIKYKPSGYKASWYAQHTELTLSPKASKKYLIEQIKEFERHLIHFFAKQDAGSIPYQLLPTPAKIALLDMAYNLGTSKLFLAFPNLIKAVSAQDWHSASKECSRLHISPARNEATKKLFLKCDKYKRYQLTWFETLVKRLKRWLS; translated from the coding sequence ATGCAGTTTGAAGGTGAAGTGCTACATTTGTACCTAGATGTGAATGCCAATCCAACGATTGGTGTTGGCTTTCACATGCAAAGTGTTGAGCAATTCTGCCAATTACCAATGCGAGATAGGCGCTCCAAACGCTCTGCAACACTACAACAAAAGCGCGATGAATATCGCAATATAAAGTACAAGCCAAGCGGCTACAAAGCTTCTTGGTATGCTCAACATACCGAGCTAACGTTGTCGCCCAAGGCCTCTAAAAAGTACCTCATAGAGCAGATTAAAGAATTTGAGCGGCACTTAATCCATTTTTTTGCCAAGCAAGATGCTGGCAGCATTCCTTATCAACTATTACCGACGCCCGCTAAGATTGCGTTGCTGGATATGGCTTATAACCTTGGTACCAGTAAGTTATTTTTGGCCTTTCCTAATTTGATTAAAGCCGTCAGCGCACAAGATTGGCACAGCGCAAGTAAAGAGTGTAGCCGTCTACATATTAGCCCAGCACGAAACGAAGCCACCAAAAAGCTATTCCTCAAGTGCGATAAATACAAACGCTATCAACTGACTTGGTTCGAAACTTTGGTTAAAAGGCTAAAGCGTTGGTTATCTTAA
- the thpR gene encoding RNA 2',3'-cyclic phosphodiesterase codes for MQKRLFFGIGMDDDTRAHIGQWLVDSVSASKANTQPSNWHLTLAFLAMVEESKVAELCDFASSLSVPKFALTFSDYGYWQHNGIFYFKPEQKPQALLDLANPLRAFGEKCDLYHNPHPFSPHITLFRNCKPEPTVAKPIEPFSLTVKKFHLYHSHRNEHGLIYDPIESFFLN; via the coding sequence ATGCAAAAGCGATTATTTTTTGGTATTGGCATGGATGACGACACTCGAGCACATATCGGTCAGTGGCTGGTGGATAGCGTGAGTGCCAGTAAAGCCAATACACAACCAAGTAATTGGCATCTTACACTGGCGTTTCTTGCCATGGTGGAGGAATCAAAAGTTGCTGAGCTTTGTGATTTTGCCAGTAGTTTATCTGTGCCTAAATTTGCACTCACCTTTAGTGACTATGGCTACTGGCAACACAATGGCATTTTTTACTTTAAGCCCGAACAAAAACCACAAGCTTTGCTTGATCTCGCCAATCCATTACGGGCTTTTGGAGAAAAATGCGACCTCTATCATAACCCGCATCCGTTCTCTCCACATATCACGCTATTTAGAAATTGTAAGCCAGAGCCGACTGTGGCAAAGCCAATAGAGCCCTTTTCGCTGACGGTAAAAAAATTTCACCTCTATCACTCTCACCGCAATGAGCATGGCTTGATTTACGACCCTATTGAGTCCTTTTTTCTGAACTGA
- a CDS encoding helix-turn-helix domain-containing protein: protein MTLGHFIKQIRTQKGLSQPQLAEQMCVEQSYLSKLENDKSVPSNEVFRKLLTALNLSLDECMQTLSTQGKREELSQIPDIEYWYKQHQQSKQKQYKQLAVLAILLVSLGVGLFWSGYKQIFFSEKLFEYESQGVLQAGEPVELYNKWHAYLVPHSKNGDREFFEQVQLAMAKRLDKKTVFFSDYKGGAYTESVTDGRRHYRFQGPKFSERVENAWLQFVGLLCFSAGVMLTLVGKRLVKP from the coding sequence ATGACACTAGGACACTTTATAAAACAGATCCGGACACAAAAAGGCTTGAGCCAACCCCAGTTAGCGGAGCAAATGTGTGTTGAGCAAAGCTATTTATCTAAACTAGAAAACGACAAGTCTGTGCCTTCTAACGAGGTATTTAGAAAGTTACTAACGGCGCTGAATTTATCTTTAGACGAGTGTATGCAAACCCTTTCAACACAAGGAAAGCGTGAAGAACTAAGTCAAATACCAGACATCGAATATTGGTATAAGCAACACCAACAATCAAAACAAAAGCAATATAAGCAACTTGCGGTATTAGCTATTTTGCTAGTGTCTCTTGGTGTCGGGTTATTTTGGAGTGGCTACAAACAGATATTTTTTAGTGAAAAACTGTTTGAGTATGAATCTCAGGGTGTATTGCAAGCTGGCGAGCCCGTTGAGTTATACAACAAATGGCACGCATATCTCGTTCCTCATAGTAAGAATGGTGACCGTGAGTTTTTTGAGCAAGTTCAGCTTGCCATGGCGAAACGTTTAGACAAAAAAACGGTATTTTTCTCAGACTATAAAGGGGGCGCTTATACCGAATCGGTAACCGATGGTAGAAGGCACTATCGTTTTCAAGGCCCTAAATTTAGTGAGCGTGTAGAAAACGCCTGGTTGCAATTTGTTGGCTTATTATGCTTCTCTGCTGGGGTTATGCTAACTTTAGTAGGGAAACGGTTAGTTAAGCCTTAG